In Streptomyces paludis, the genomic stretch GGTCGGCGCCCCGGACCCGCTCGACGACCTGGCGCAGGTGTTCCGGTGTCGTACCGCAGCAGCCGCCGACCAGGGAGAGGCCGTACTCGCGGACGAAGGTCTCCTGGGCGTCGGCGAGTTCGGCGGCGGAGAGCGGGTAGTGGGCGCCGTTCTTGCCGAGGACGGGCAGGCCGGCGTTGGGCATGCAGGAGAGCGGGATACGGGAGTGACGGGCGAGATAGCGCAGGTGCTCGCTCATCTCGGCGGGGCCGGTGGCGCAGTTGAGCCCGATCATGTCGATGCCGAGCGGCTCCAGGGCGGTGAGGGCCGCGCCGATCTCGGAGCCGAGGAGCATCGTGCCGGTGGTCTCCACCGTGACGGAGCAGATCACCGGGAGGTTCGTACCGGCGATCCGCTGGGCCCGGCGGGCGCCGAGGACGGCGGCCTTGGTCTGGAGCAGGTCCTGGGTGGTCTCGATCAGCAGCGCGTCGGCGCCGCCGGCGATCATGCCCTCGGCGTTCTGCTGGTAGGCGTCGCGCAGGGTGCCGTACGGGGCGTGGCCCAGGGTGGGCAGCTTGGTGCCGGGGCCCATGGAGCCGAGCACCCAGCGCTGCTGTCCGGTGGCGGCGGTGAACTCGTCGGCCACCTCGCGGGCGATCCGGGCGCCGGCCTCGGACAGCTCGTGGACCCGGTCCTCGATGTCGTACTCGGCGAGGGCGGCGTAGTTGGTACCGAAGGTGTTGGTCTCGACGCAGTCGACGCCGACCGCGAAATACTCTTCGTGCACGGAGCGGACGATGTCCGGGCGTGTCACGTTCAGGATCTCGTTGCAGCCCTCCAGATCCTGGAAGTCCTCCATCGTCGGATCCTGGGCCTGGAGCATGGTGCCCATGGCCCCGTCGGCGACCACCACGCGGGTGGCGAGCGCCTCGCGCAGGGCGTCGATACGGGTCCGGCTGTCGGTGGAGGGGGTCGGCGACGAGGCCATGTGAGTACTCCCGGGTTGCGACGGCTGTCGGCTTTGCGCCTGGCTGGTGGCAGACGCACCCGGCCAGCGTAGCCGGGAAGGGCCCGGTCCGGGGCGGCGTCCCAGCGACTGGACGGCATCCTGTGTCCGGGATTCTCCCGGGCACGCGGTCTTGAGAGACCCCTCTCCATGAGGAGAATTGGTCGGCATCGACCGATAGTGTTCAGCATTGTCGAACGTAGTGGAGGTCCGGGTCCGATGGCGAAGAACATCCAGTCGCTGGAACGGGCGGCGGCCATGCTCCGGCTGCTCGCGGGCGGCGAGCGCAGGCTCGGCCTGTCCGACATCGCCGCCTCCGTCGGGCTGGCCAAGGGAACGGCGCACGGCATCCTGCGCACCCTCCAGGCGGAGGGATTCGTCGAGCAGGACGCCGCGTCCGGGCGCTATCAGCTGGGGGCCGAGCTGCTGCGGCTCGGCAACAGCTATCTGGACGTGCACGAGCTGCGGGCCAGGGCGCTGGTCTGGACGGACGACCTGGCCCGCTCCAGCGGCGAGAGCGTGCATCTGGGCGTGGTCCACCAGCAGGGCGTACTGATCGTCCACCATGTCTTCCGGCCGGACGACAGCCGGCAGGTGCTGGAGGTGGGCGCCATGCAGCCCATGCACTCCACCGCGCTGGGGAAGGTGCTCTCCGCGTACGACCCGGTGGCGCACAGCGAGGCGGTGGAGAGCGAGCGCCCGGCCCTGACCCCGCGCACCGTCACCGGTCTGGCCGACTTCGAGGCGGTGCTCGACCTGACCAGGGCGCGCGGCTGGGCCGCGGACGTCGAGGAGACCTGGGAGGGCGTGGCCGCGGTGGCCGCGCCCATCCACGACCGGCGGCGGATGCCGGTGGGCGCGATCGCCATCACCGGCGCGGTGGAGCGCATCTGTCCCGCGGGCGAGCTGCGGTCCGAGCTGGTGGCGGCGGTACGCGAGTGCGCGCGCGCCGTTTCCCGGGACATCGGCGCCGGGCGCTTTTGAGCGGTATGCCCGATCATCGGTATGGAGTGAGGTTTCGACCGCCGCACTCTTGACGGAACATCCCCCAGCGGAGAAAACTGCCGGACAACGGTCGGCATTGTCGAACACTTATCGGCTATACGAGTTAGTGTGTGACAACGCCACTGGCCGGTAACGCCCTCACCCCCTGAGGGCGCGGACCATCCGGTGCGAGCCGGAGGTCTGCCCTCCCCCTGGAC encodes the following:
- a CDS encoding IclR family transcriptional regulator; this encodes MAKNIQSLERAAAMLRLLAGGERRLGLSDIAASVGLAKGTAHGILRTLQAEGFVEQDAASGRYQLGAELLRLGNSYLDVHELRARALVWTDDLARSSGESVHLGVVHQQGVLIVHHVFRPDDSRQVLEVGAMQPMHSTALGKVLSAYDPVAHSEAVESERPALTPRTVTGLADFEAVLDLTRARGWAADVEETWEGVAAVAAPIHDRRRMPVGAIAITGAVERICPAGELRSELVAAVRECARAVSRDIGAGRF